A region of Ferruginibacter albus DNA encodes the following proteins:
- a CDS encoding T9SS type A sorting domain-containing protein: protein MRKFSTLLPIALLFLCNANAQTAPVAQSVTSKVICGYQGWFNCYGDGSAVARWKHWSNGTYQSNAGAPAPNFVTFEAYPDVSGYATSSLFQTGLGNLGDGSAAKLFSSYKQDVIDTQFHWMQQYGIDGVALQRFIGETFDGVFKANRDSVAARIKRVAEKYQRVFYLMYDISGLDVTKFDSIKTDWQNNMVGKLQLTSSPYYVHQNGKPVVCLWGFGFTDRPGDASQCIDVINWFKNNGCFVIGGVPTHWRTSDNDSKTGFNNVYASYDMISPWSVGRFNDSTSADNFKTQQLIPDLAYCNNNNLLYQPVAFPGFSWSNFNGGSQNQIPRNKGEFFQRQVYNIKQSGIGNMYVAMFDEYDEGTAIAKMADSYYSIPNNQYFLTASADGTYISPDFYLRLVGKATKAINGTETVTKYVSIPYSAGPIWFRTGVEQKYDAQLSWTDSPEPTMTPTNVIGYLGNGNPELGTVDELSHIGGYSLRYAGRDNSAVTSSFYFRAFDVNIPVDANTTLSFWTYPQSDLARYVSVDLLLSDGTRMSTYGTTDINGIAMRPSAGRGTVNSWERTISNIGQTISGKTIARILIGYDHPAETGDFRGYIDDIAIYENTEITVPLTLLNFTGNIYNAAADLQWATASEVNASSTSIERSYDGVNFAFINSVAAKNSVIYNSYTYQDETLQFNADKVYYRLKFIDKDGSSRYSKVVQLSIQPAAIALKLSPNPAKSFVQLSLSSATNQKGIISITDAAGKNAITKTVTLVKGYNTLTVYEINKLIPGIYNVRLNTNGSMLVASLLIE from the coding sequence ATGAGAAAATTCTCTACACTACTTCCTATTGCATTATTGTTTCTCTGTAACGCCAACGCACAAACGGCGCCTGTTGCACAATCTGTAACCAGTAAAGTTATTTGTGGTTATCAAGGGTGGTTCAATTGTTATGGAGATGGTTCTGCAGTTGCAAGATGGAAGCATTGGAGCAACGGAACATACCAAAGTAATGCAGGAGCGCCGGCTCCCAATTTTGTTACATTTGAAGCATATCCTGATGTTTCGGGTTATGCTACTTCTTCCCTATTTCAAACAGGCTTAGGGAACTTAGGAGATGGTTCTGCTGCAAAATTATTTTCTTCTTATAAACAGGATGTAATTGATACGCAGTTTCATTGGATGCAGCAATACGGCATTGATGGTGTGGCGTTACAACGTTTTATCGGCGAAACCTTTGACGGAGTTTTTAAAGCAAACAGGGATAGCGTTGCTGCAAGAATAAAACGGGTAGCAGAAAAATATCAGCGTGTATTTTATTTAATGTATGATATCAGCGGATTGGATGTAACGAAATTCGATTCTATTAAAACCGATTGGCAAAATAATATGGTGGGTAAATTACAATTAACATCATCACCTTATTATGTACATCAAAATGGCAAGCCGGTAGTTTGTTTGTGGGGCTTTGGGTTTACCGATCGTCCGGGGGATGCCTCGCAATGTATAGATGTGATCAATTGGTTCAAGAACAATGGGTGTTTTGTAATTGGTGGTGTGCCTACGCACTGGCGTACGTCTGACAATGATTCAAAAACGGGATTCAATAATGTGTATGCCAGTTATGATATGATCTCTCCTTGGAGCGTTGGAAGATTCAATGATAGTACTTCGGCAGATAATTTTAAAACACAGCAATTAATTCCCGACCTGGCATATTGCAATAATAACAATCTTCTCTATCAACCTGTAGCATTCCCCGGTTTCTCATGGTCGAATTTTAATGGCGGCTCGCAAAACCAGATACCGAGAAATAAAGGAGAATTCTTTCAACGCCAGGTTTACAATATAAAACAAAGCGGTATTGGCAATATGTATGTTGCTATGTTTGACGAATACGATGAAGGAACGGCTATTGCGAAAATGGCAGATAGTTATTACTCCATTCCTAACAATCAATATTTTTTAACCGCCAGTGCAGACGGCACTTATATCTCTCCCGATTTTTATTTGCGATTGGTTGGCAAAGCCACTAAAGCCATTAATGGAACCGAAACTGTTACTAAATATGTTTCTATTCCTTATTCTGCTGGACCTATTTGGTTTAGAACAGGTGTTGAACAAAAATATGATGCGCAACTTTCCTGGACAGATTCACCGGAACCAACCATGACACCCACTAACGTTATCGGCTATCTTGGAAACGGCAACCCGGAGCTGGGTACTGTTGATGAATTAAGTCATATCGGTGGCTATTCACTACGCTATGCCGGAAGAGATAATTCTGCTGTTACTTCTTCTTTTTATTTCAGGGCATTTGATGTAAACATTCCTGTTGATGCCAATACTACGTTAAGCTTTTGGACATACCCTCAATCCGATCTTGCCCGTTATGTTTCTGTTGACCTCTTATTATCTGATGGAACCCGCATGAGTACTTACGGTACTACCGATATCAATGGCATTGCCATGCGTCCATCTGCAGGAAGAGGAACGGTGAATTCATGGGAACGAACTATTTCAAACATCGGTCAAACGATCAGCGGGAAAACGATTGCACGCATATTGATCGGCTATGATCATCCTGCCGAAACAGGCGATTTTAGAGGCTATATAGATGATATTGCTATTTATGAAAATACAGAAATCACTGTTCCGTTAACACTCTTAAATTTTACCGGGAACATTTATAATGCTGCTGCTGATTTACAATGGGCAACTGCTAGTGAAGTGAATGCTTCTTCTACAAGCATTGAAAGAAGTTATGACGGAGTAAACTTTGCATTTATTAATTCCGTTGCAGCAAAAAATTCAGTGATCTATAACTCCTATACTTACCAGGACGAAACCTTGCAGTTCAATGCTGATAAAGTTTATTATCGTTTAAAGTTTATTGATAAAGATGGCTCATCAAGATATAGTAAGGTTGTGCAGTTATCTATTCAGCCTGCTGCTATTGCGTTGAAGTTATCGCCTAATCCGGCAAAAAGCTTTGTGCAGTTAAGTCTTTCATCAGCAACCAACCAAAAAGGAATTATCAGCATAACGGATGCTGCAGGAAAAAATGCCATTACAAAAACAGTTACACTTGTTAAAGGGTACAATACATTGACTGTTTATGAAATCAATAAATTAATACCCGGCATTTATAATGTTCGGTTGAATACGAATGGCAGTATGCTGGTCGCGTCTTTATTAATTGAGTAA
- a CDS encoding FKBP-type peptidyl-prolyl cis-trans isomerase yields the protein MKKAITLSIFFAITLFANTNGFSQAKTTAFQKSKNGMLYQIISNGQGRKLMYGNFFEIQVDQFYKDAQTDTILMSSKERGGQMGKLDSTNIPADYFLIFKKVRKGDKVIVKMPTDIIIKNNPHVPSFIKKGQFLVTTYKIVNIYTTQQQVDSAQKKLAEAMSIKDSIYKSLQMIKDDKIITDYLAKNNIVTVKAPKGTYVHIINPGEGNLLDTGVVPKVKYKGWSMSTGKVFDSNIDSSFKHTDAFSVDLKPEDRQVIEGWLDALPLLKKGAKATIFIPSSLAYGKRGAGADIKPNENLVFDVDIVDVISTAQHRVEAQAEAEKRAMMQKQYMDSSKSNKGN from the coding sequence ATGAAAAAAGCAATCACGCTATCTATATTTTTTGCAATAACCCTGTTTGCTAATACCAATGGCTTTTCACAGGCAAAAACCACCGCATTTCAAAAGTCTAAAAATGGAATGCTATACCAGATAATTTCAAATGGTCAAGGCAGAAAATTGATGTATGGCAATTTCTTTGAAATACAGGTAGATCAATTTTATAAAGATGCTCAAACGGATACTATCCTGATGAGTTCAAAAGAAAGAGGGGGTCAAATGGGTAAATTAGACTCTACAAATATTCCCGCTGACTATTTTTTGATCTTTAAAAAAGTTAGAAAGGGAGATAAGGTTATTGTAAAAATGCCTACTGATATTATTATTAAGAATAATCCCCATGTTCCATCGTTTATAAAAAAAGGACAATTTTTAGTAACTACTTATAAGATCGTAAATATTTATACAACACAACAGCAAGTAGATAGCGCACAAAAAAAGTTGGCGGAAGCGATGTCCATTAAAGATTCTATTTACAAATCGCTACAAATGATTAAAGATGATAAGATCATTACTGATTATTTAGCCAAGAATAATATAGTTACTGTTAAAGCGCCCAAGGGTACTTATGTACACATCATTAATCCGGGAGAAGGCAATTTATTGGACACTGGTGTAGTTCCAAAAGTAAAATACAAAGGTTGGTCTATGTCAACAGGAAAAGTTTTCGATTCAAATATAGATTCTTCATTTAAACATACAGACGCCTTTTCAGTTGATCTGAAACCTGAAGACAGGCAAGTAATAGAAGGATGGTTAGATGCTTTGCCTTTATTGAAAAAAGGAGCAAAAGCAACAATATTTATTCCTTCTTCTTTAGCATATGGTAAAAGAGGAGCCGGAGCCGATATCAAGCCGAACGAAAACCTGGTTTTTGATGTAGATATCGTAGATGTAATTTCAACTGCTCAACATAGAGTGGAAGCACAAGCAGAAGCCGAAAAAAGAGCAATGATGCAAAAGCAATACATGGATTCAAGTAAAAGCAATAAAGGAAACTAA
- a CDS encoding DNA polymerase III subunit gamma/tau — translation MDKFIVSARKYRPQNFSTVVGQAHITTTLKNAIKNNQLAHAFLFCGPRGVGKTTCARILAKTINCENQTKDGEACNTCNSCVSFDAGISLNIHELDAASNNSVDDIRSLVEQVRFAPQAGKYKVYIVDEVHMLSASAFNAFLKTLEEPPPYAIFILATTEKHKILPTILSRCQIFDFKRITNNDTVEHLQEICDKEAVTAEKSALHIIAQKSEGCMRDALSIMDKIVSFTGGQLTYQNTLEHLNILDEDYYFKLLDSLQQQNLADAMLMYDEINRKGFEGDTVLEGFAEFLRNLLVSKDAKVAMLLEVAEDFKQKYLQTAQKIAPSYIISALNILNEAGINYKQARNKRLHVELTIIKLCYLQQALELVSNEGGVSKKKLIDSTKAVAFRALPIREATRQEGNKATSVKPSQNEAKLIIEQPKESSIPAPKFETSKPQTAATEQPATSAGLSSLKAIRNKVAQQNKSNNTLAKQLTEEELYACWGIFIEKLRERKNHSAVTNFKLATLKVIDENSINIITESEIHKSFVENERAELIVYLQDYFGNRLLTYQIQVIEREKTGKEEPRPLNTKEQYLRIIEEYPLVKELKDRLRLELDF, via the coding sequence ATGGATAAATTCATTGTTTCAGCACGTAAGTATCGTCCGCAAAATTTTTCTACTGTTGTAGGACAAGCGCATATTACCACCACTTTAAAGAACGCCATCAAAAATAATCAGCTGGCACACGCCTTTTTGTTTTGCGGTCCACGTGGCGTTGGTAAAACAACCTGTGCAAGAATATTAGCTAAAACGATCAATTGTGAAAACCAGACAAAAGACGGCGAAGCTTGCAACACTTGCAACTCCTGTGTTTCGTTCGATGCAGGCATCTCTTTAAATATACATGAGCTGGATGCGGCAAGCAATAACTCCGTAGATGATATCCGTTCATTGGTAGAACAGGTTCGCTTTGCGCCACAAGCCGGTAAATACAAAGTATATATCGTGGACGAGGTGCACATGTTAAGCGCTTCTGCATTCAATGCCTTTTTAAAAACGTTGGAAGAACCGCCGCCTTATGCCATTTTCATCTTAGCAACAACAGAAAAACATAAAATACTTCCAACCATTTTAAGTCGTTGCCAGATATTCGACTTTAAACGTATTACCAACAATGATACGGTTGAGCATCTGCAGGAGATCTGTGACAAAGAAGCAGTAACTGCTGAAAAATCTGCATTGCACATCATTGCGCAAAAGAGCGAAGGTTGTATGAGAGATGCGCTCAGCATCATGGATAAGATCGTAAGCTTTACCGGCGGACAACTCACTTATCAAAACACCTTAGAGCATCTTAATATTTTAGATGAAGATTACTATTTTAAATTATTGGATAGCCTGCAGCAACAGAATTTAGCAGATGCTATGCTGATGTACGACGAAATAAACCGTAAAGGCTTTGAAGGTGACACCGTATTGGAAGGCTTTGCAGAATTTCTCCGCAACTTATTGGTAAGTAAAGATGCGAAAGTTGCCATGCTGTTAGAAGTAGCAGAAGACTTTAAACAAAAGTATTTGCAAACAGCACAAAAAATTGCGCCCTCTTATATCATCAGTGCTTTAAATATTTTAAACGAAGCAGGCATTAATTACAAGCAAGCCCGCAACAAACGGTTGCATGTAGAGCTCACCATCATCAAGCTTTGCTATTTGCAGCAGGCATTGGAATTGGTAAGCAACGAAGGCGGTGTAAGTAAAAAAAAACTGATTGATTCAACAAAGGCAGTAGCATTTAGAGCGTTGCCAATAAGAGAGGCAACAAGGCAGGAAGGTAACAAGGCAACAAGTGTTAAGCCTTCTCAAAATGAAGCTAAATTAATTATTGAACAACCAAAGGAATCATCAATTCCTGCTCCTAAGTTTGAAACGTCGAAACCCCAAACTGCTGCTACCGAACAACCAGCTACCAGTGCCGGGTTATCTTCTTTAAAAGCCATCCGCAATAAAGTTGCGCAGCAAAATAAAAGCAACAATACATTAGCCAAACAATTAACCGAAGAAGAGTTGTATGCCTGCTGGGGCATCTTCATTGAAAAATTAAGAGAAAGAAAAAATCACTCTGCTGTTACCAATTTTAAATTAGCTACGCTGAAAGTAATAGATGAAAATTCCATTAACATCATTACAGAAAGCGAAATACATAAAAGCTTTGTTGAAAATGAACGGGCAGAGCTGATCGTTTACTTACAGGATTACTTCGGCAACCGCTTGCTTACGTATCAAATACAGGTAATAGAAAGAGAAAAAACAGGCAAAGAAGAACCCCGACCTTTAAATACCAAAGAACAATACCTCCGCATTATTGAAGAATATCCCTTAGTAAAAGAGCTCAAGGATAGATTACGATTAGAATTGGATTTTTAA
- a CDS encoding pyruvate dehydrogenase complex dihydrolipoamide acetyltransferase, with translation MAEVIRMPLMSDTMTEGVISEWHKKVGDKVKPGDVLADVETDKATMELENYVEGTLLYIGVEKGKAAKVDGILAVVGKEGEDYKGLLGGDAAQASPAAAPAATPAPAAAPTAAPAAAKVALPAGAKEIRMPLLSDTMTEGKIVSWNKKVGDAVKADDVLADVETDKATMEVVGYEEGTLLYVGVEAGQAAKVNDIIAIVGKPGTDVSAYVAAEKSGANNAAAAPAATAAPAAQTATPAPSAPQPTAEPAPSSNGRIKASPLAKKLAADKGIDISKVTGSGDNGRVTKKDVDSYKPADEKRQTAEGKPAAAVQAFAPVGQEGFTDTPVTQMRKTIARRLSESMFTAPHFYLTMEINMDNAITSRAAINEVSPVKVSFNDMVIKACAMALRVHPDVNSSWLGDTVRHNQHIHIGSALALPDGLIVPVIRFADQKSLSQIAADAKALYQKAKDKKIQPAEFSGGTFAVSNLGMMDIEHFTAIINPPNSAILAVGAIKETVVKKGDGFGVSSFMKVTLSCDHRSVDGAVGAAFLQTLKKYLENPVTMLV, from the coding sequence ATGGCTGAAGTAATACGAATGCCCCTTATGAGCGATACCATGACAGAAGGTGTGATTTCTGAATGGCATAAAAAAGTTGGCGACAAGGTAAAACCCGGCGACGTTCTTGCCGATGTAGAAACCGATAAAGCCACCATGGAGCTCGAAAATTATGTAGAGGGCACTTTATTATATATTGGTGTTGAAAAAGGCAAAGCCGCCAAGGTTGACGGCATCTTAGCTGTTGTAGGTAAAGAAGGCGAAGACTATAAAGGATTATTAGGTGGCGATGCCGCACAGGCTTCTCCCGCCGCTGCACCTGCAGCCACTCCGGCTCCGGCAGCAGCCCCAACCGCCGCTCCTGCTGCTGCAAAAGTTGCCTTACCCGCCGGCGCAAAAGAAATAAGAATGCCGCTGTTAAGCGATACTATGACAGAAGGAAAGATCGTATCGTGGAATAAAAAAGTAGGCGACGCGGTAAAAGCAGACGATGTATTAGCCGACGTGGAAACCGATAAAGCTACGATGGAAGTAGTAGGGTACGAAGAAGGCACTTTATTATATGTAGGTGTAGAAGCCGGACAAGCCGCTAAGGTAAACGACATCATTGCGATAGTCGGTAAGCCCGGAACTGATGTCAGCGCTTATGTAGCCGCAGAAAAATCAGGAGCCAATAATGCCGCCGCTGCACCTGCAGCCACCGCAGCTCCCGCCGCACAAACAGCAACACCTGCACCATCCGCACCACAACCCACCGCTGAACCTGCCCCATCTTCTAACGGAAGAATAAAAGCCTCTCCTCTTGCAAAAAAATTAGCCGCCGATAAAGGAATAGATATTTCTAAAGTTACCGGGAGTGGCGATAATGGGAGAGTTACTAAAAAAGATGTTGATAGCTATAAGCCTGCAGACGAGAAACGTCAAACGGCAGAAGGTAAACCGGCTGCAGCTGTACAAGCCTTTGCACCGGTTGGACAGGAAGGCTTTACCGATACGCCTGTTACGCAAATGCGCAAAACCATTGCCCGCCGCTTAAGCGAAAGCATGTTCACAGCGCCGCATTTCTATCTAACGATGGAAATAAATATGGACAATGCCATTACCTCCCGTGCAGCGATAAACGAAGTAAGCCCGGTAAAGGTATCGTTCAACGATATGGTGATCAAAGCCTGCGCTATGGCATTGCGTGTACATCCTGATGTAAACAGCAGCTGGCTGGGCGATACGGTTCGTCATAACCAGCACATACATATTGGTTCTGCATTAGCATTGCCGGATGGATTGATCGTTCCGGTGATACGTTTTGCCGACCAGAAATCATTGTCGCAGATCGCTGCCGATGCAAAAGCTTTATATCAAAAAGCAAAAGATAAAAAGATACAGCCTGCTGAATTCAGCGGTGGCACATTTGCCGTATCTAATTTGGGAATGATGGACATTGAACATTTTACTGCCATCATTAACCCGCCGAACAGCGCTATATTGGCTGTAGGCGCTATTAAAGAAACCGTAGTGAAAAAAGGCGATGGTTTTGGTGTAAGCAGCTTTATGAAAGTTACCCTTAGCTGCGACCACCGCAGTGTTGATGGCGCCGTTGGTGCAGCCTTTTTACAAACATTGAAAAAGTATTTGGAAAACCCGGTTACCATGCTGGTATAA